GCCTTAGGGTCAGGCACTATATTAAAGACGGCCTTGAGTACGATCATATAGAGACGCTCGACGGCCCGGAGCAAGAAATTGTTCGCGAGGGCCACGATGTTAATTGTGTCCACGCTGGCCCAAAGCTCATTCAACGCTCAATGCAATCCTCCCAAAGTGGTTATAAACGCTATTATGACGTAGATGTCGGTGGCGCTGGCCGAGTTGCGGATCGTGATACTGTCCGTTTGGAAATCAGGCCTAAAGACGTTTATCGCCTTGGTTATTTGCTCAGCCTTGATAAAGAAACTGGTTTACTGCTGCAATCTGAGATTATCGACCAGCAGGGGCGAGTTCTTGAGCGATTTCAATATTTGATGGTGAACCTGGAGCCATCGTCGTCTGATGAGTTAACCGCACAGCGCTTAATGCCCTCTCAAGCTCGCTCTCAGCTCGCTTCCCAAGAAAATGCGCCGCATCTTGAAACACCGGATGGCCGTGACGCTGAGCCACCACCTTGGCAGCCCAGTTGGTTGCCAGCAGGTTTCACCTTGGCCCAGAGTGACGGTCAGTTTCCAGAAGGCTTAAGTTATACTGACGGAATGGCGGTGTTCTCGATATTTGTCGATTCCTTAATGGCGGCAAATAATGACACCCTATTGGCTACTGAGGGCGTACAACGCAGAGGGGCTTCGGTAAGTTATACTACGACGCTTCCGGATCACCAGGCTTTGGTGACAGTGGTGGGAGAAATTCCGCTGTTAACCGCAAGACAGGTGGCGACGTCCTTGGTATGGGTCAACTAAATGAGTATTGAAAGTGGCAGAGTTGTTGGGGTAGAGACGTCACGGCTTTGGCTGGAGACAATAAGCCGTTCGACCTGCGGGAGTTGTAGCGCTCAAAAAGGGTGTGGCCAAGGGGTGATGAATCGCTATATGTCTGGTCGCCGAAATCATTTGCAAGTCAATATGGGGAAATTCTCCGCCGCGGATTTTCAGTTGAATGACGAAGTGGACGTTAGTGTGTCTAATAAAGCCCTGTTAAGCGCGGCGTTTGTCGTCTATTTGCTACCGCTGTGTAGTTTAATTGCCGGTATTCTTATTGTGGGGCAGTTTTCTAACCAAGATTTATACAGCGTCATCGGTGCCGTTTTGGGCTTTTCTGCAGGCCTGCTGCTGGTGCGTATATACAGCATGATGGTTGCCAATCGGCCCGACTACCAGCCTGTGGTAGTCGCTATCCGCCCTAGTGGAGCTTCCCCTGTGGGCATAATCCCTTCAATATCGGGCACTTCTGTATCGGGCTAAGCCCGCTGCTCATAGCTTAGCTGCCCGGCTTTGCGATACAATCGCGCCTTTAAAATTTACCACACCTATTTTTGAGGTTTTAAGCCAGCGTGCACAGTCTTGAGCTGATCCGAAATTTTTCAATTATTGCCCATATCGATCATGGAAAATCCACCTTGGCAGACCGTTTTATTCAGGTTTGCGGCGGTTTGACGGAAAGAGAGATGGCTGAGCAGGTTCTCGATTCGATGGATATCGAACGGGAGCGCGGCATTACGATTAAAGCTCAGAGTGTCACCCTGAACTACACCGCTAATGATGGTAAAACCTATCAGCTCAACTTTATCGACACCCCAGGGCATGTGGATTTCTCCTATGAAGTATCCCGCTCTTTGGCGGCTTGCGAAGGGGCGTTGTTGGTTGTCGATGCAGCCCAGGGCGTCGAGGCGCAATCTGTTGCCAACTGCTACACCGCAATTGAACAGGGTTTAGAAGTGTTGCCAGTCCTCAACAAAATGGACCTTCCCCAAGCTGACCCTGATCGTGTGAAGCAAGAAATTGAAGAAATCATTGGTGTTGATGCCACTGAGGCGGTGCCCGTCAGCGCCAAGTCGGGCATGGGCGTGCCCGAAGTGCTGGAGTATTTGGTTAAATTGGTGCCGCCGCCGGAAGGTGATGCAGAGGCACCATTGCAAGCCTTGATCATTGACTCCTGGTTTGATAATTACCAAGGCGTTGTATCACTGGTTCGGGTGAAAAATGGCGTTCTGCGCAAGGGCGACAAGATCATTACCAAGTCTATTGGTAAAGGTCAAATTGTCGATCATGTGGGCGTATTCACCCCCAAACAAACCAATACGAATATCTTGCGTGCGGGTGAAGTGGGTTTTGTTATCGCCGGGATTAAAGATATTTTAGGTGCGCCGGTGGGGGACACGTTTACCCACGCATCTACGCCAGATACTGCCGCGTTGCCGGGTTTTCAGAAAGTGAAACCCCAGGTTTATGCTGGGTTGTTTACGGTCTCAACAGACGACTATGAAGATTTTCGTGAAGCATTGGGCAAGTTAACTTTGAATGATGCCTCACTTTTTTATGAACCAGAAACCTCAGATGCGCTAGGTTTCGGGTTTCGCTGTGGTTTCCTTGGCACCTTGCACATGGAAATTATCCAAGAACGTCTAGAGCGAGAATATAATCTAGACTTGATCACCACCGCACCCACGGTAATTTACGAGGTGTTAAAGAAAAATGGCGAAGTTGTGCAGGTGGACAACCCCTCGTCTATGCCTGATCCCGGTGAGCTGGAAGAAACCCGCGAGCCCATTGCCATCGTCAATATACTGGTTCCCCAAGAACATTTGGGCAATGTGTTAAGCTTATGCGCTGACAAACGTGGCGTTCAAAAGGATATGCAGTTTCTGGGGCAGCAAGTCTCGGTGAACTGGGAAATTCCAATGAGCGAAGTTGTACTGGACTTTTTTGATCGATTGAAGTCGGTCAGCCGGGGGTTTGCGTCTCTGGATTACAGTTTTGATCGTTTTCAGACTGCGGACTTGGTTAAGCTTGACGTGCTTATTAATGGTGATCGGGTCGATGCTTTGGCTTTAATCGTTCACCGGGACCATGCTCATGCCCGAGGACGACAGCTGGTTGATAAGATGCGCGAGCTAATCCCCAGGCAGATGTTTGACGTTGCTATTCAGGCAGCTATTGGTGGACATGTTATTGCAAGGCAGACGGTTAAAGCACTGCGCAAAAATGTGACAGCCAAATGCTATGGCGGAGATGTTTCACGGAAAAGAAAATTGCTGGAAAAACAAAAAGCGGGCAAAAAACGCATGAAACAAGTGGGGAATGTCGAAATCCCTCAGTCAGCGTTTTTAGCCGTATTAAAAGTAGATAGTTAAAAAAAGGCGCGGGGCCGCATGGTAAATCTTATTCTTGTCATTGTTGCGGCGGTGTCGCTGATTATTTGGTTGCTGCAAGAAGTTAAAGGCCGAAAGCAAATGCAACAGGCTTTGCAGTGGTGTGCCGAAAAGAAAACGGCCAGCGATGCGGAGTCACTAAAACAACAGGTGGTGCCGGGCTGGCTTGAATGGAGCTATCGGCTGGTCGTTTTTCTTTGGTTTGTTTGGCTCGCCAGTGTGGTACTGATTAAAGATGGCGATTTTGCCTTGGCGTTGGTTATTTTAACGTTTTTAGCAGGCATTATTGGTGGCTTGGATCGCTTCGTATTTGAAAAAGCACGACAGGCCTTTGTGCGGGCCGGCAATGTCGCTGTGTATATCACCTACTTTGTAAAACAAGACCAGGATGGCCTCAAGTCTCAATTTGGGGGCACTTTACCCATTGCGGAGAATGCGCGTTCTTTTTTCCCGGTGCTGCTGGTGGTGTTGGTCTTGCGCTCATTTGTTGTAGAACCCTTTCAGATCCCTTCGGCCTCAATGGTCCCCAGTTTAGAAGTGGGTGATTATATTTTGGTCAATAAGTTTGAGTACGGTATCAGACTGCCGGTGATAGGAACCAAATTGGTCGAAGTGGGCGAACCTCAGCGGGGCGACGTCATGGTGTTTTTCCCCCCCAATGACAAACGTTATTTTATTAAGCGGGTTGTTGGCTTGCCGGGTGACGAGATTCGTTACGTTAATAAAAAGCTGTATATCAATGGCAAATTGATACCACAAACCTTGGTTGCCGAAGTGCCACCACTGCAAGCGGTTACCCAAGTTTTGCGTGAGCAACTCGGCAGTGCCGATCACTTAATTCACCACGACAAACGCATTTATCGTGGTGATTTTGAAACAACCGTAAGCCCCGGTCATTACTTCATGATGGGTGACAATCGCGATAACAGCAGCGATAGCCGAGTCTGGGGTGAAGTTCCTGAAGAAAATATTGTGGGTAAAGCGTTTGCTATCTGGATGCATTGGCGAGGAATTAGCCAACTCCCTAGCTTTGATCGAGTGGGTCAAATTCGTTAATCACCCTCATTTATAAGGGGTTCAATTATGCGTAAACAACAACAGGGTATTAGCATGCTCGCCGCGTTGGTTTTGATCTGCGTAGTGCTTGTGCTGGGAACTGCGGCCGCGCGATTGCTGCCTATCTATCTAGACTGTTGGACCCTAAATAATATTATTGACGATGTGGTTGAAGATAATCGCGGCAAAACGACTACCCCTGCACAAGTGCGGCAATCATTAAGCCGCCATTTTACAACCAACCGAATTGAGTCTGTTTCTTTGCGGGATATCGAAATTAGTACTAATAGTGAGGGTGTGTTGATTGATGCCAGCCATGAAAAGCGCACACCATTAATCTTCAATATTGATGCAGTGGTGAAGTTTGAAGATATGACCTATTTGATCCCCCGGAGTTAATGGTGACCGATAAGCAGTCGCTTTTTGATCGTATTGATTACCAGTTTCAAGACCCCACACTGGTCGATGTTGCTTTAACTCACCGCAGTTTTGCTGCTGAAAACAACGAGCGCTTAGAGTTTTTAGGCGACTCATTGTTAAATATGATTATTGCCGAAGCCTTGTATCTCAAGTTTCCCAGTGTTCGGGAAGGGGAGTTGAGTCGAATGCGAGCTGGCTTGGTAAACGGTGAGACGCTGGCGGTTTTAGGTCAAGAGTTTGCGCTGGGCGATTATCTTCGTCTCGGAAGCGGTGAAAGCAATACCGGTGGCCGTTATCGAGAATCTATTCTCGCCGATACGGTAGAGGCACTGATTGGTGCTATTTATTTAGAGAGTGGTTTTGAATCTTGCCGCACTAAGGTTTTGCAATGGTATGGCGCTAGATTGGACAAGGTGAATCCAAAAGCCAGTCACAAAGACGCTAAAACCTTGTTGCAAGAATTTTTACAGGCCCGCAAACAGTCTTTACCCAATTATCAGCTGGTTGAGACCACTGGCGCAGAACACGAGCAAGTTTTTACCGTGGCATGCCAAGTCGACATGCTCAGCAGTGCAGAAGTTGCTTCGGGACAGAGTCGTCGTCGGGCTGAGCAGGCTGCGGCAGAGAAAGTACTACACAAACTTCAAAATCAACATTAAGCCATTTGGGCCAAAATTTATGAGTGAACAACGCTGTGGCTATATTGCGATTGTAGGGCGGCCTAATGTTGGTAAGTCTACTCTGCTTAATCACATTCTTGGACAGAAGCTAAGCATTACATCTCGCAAGCCTCAAACTACCCGTCATCAAGTCTTGGGCATTAAAACTGAGGACGATATTCAAGCCGTTTACGTTGATACGCCCGGTCTTCATTTAAAAGAAGCCAAGGCCATTAACCGCTATATGAACAAGGCTGCCAGTTCAGCACTAAAAGGTGTGGATTTGGTGTTGTTTGTCGTGGATAGAGACCGCTGGACCGATGAAGACGAGCTGGTTTTATCGCGGTTAGAAAATCAAGATTGCCCGGTCATGTTGGTTATTAATAAAGTTGACCGTATGGACGACAAAGGCCAGCTGTTACCACTCATTGCCAGTTTAAAAGCCCGGGGAAATTTTACAGAGGTGGTGCCGGTATCGGCATTACGCGGCCACAATCGGGATGATCTTGAGGACTTAATCAAGCAATACCTTCCTGAAAGTCCACATATGTTCCCTGAGGATCAGATTACAAACCGCAGTGAGCGGTTTCTCGCGGCTGAATTGGTCCGTGAAAAAATTATGCGTCAGCTAGGTGAAGAAGTGCCTTATGCGATGGCGGTTGAAATAGAAGAGTTCAAATCGTCCCCTCGACTGACAGAAATTAGCGCTTTAATTCTGGTCGAGAAAGCGGGTCAAAAGAAGATTATTATCGGTGATGCCGGTAGTCGGTTGCGGCAAATAGGAACTGAAGCCCGTAAGGATATGGAAAGGGCTTTTGACAGTAAGGTTATGCTGCGATTGTGGGTGAAAATAAAATCAGGTTGGTCTGACGATGAACGGGCCTTACGCAGTCTTGGTTACACTGACTTCGATTAAACAATGAAACGCGTTGAAGGTGAGCCCTGCTTTATTCTCCATCAACGACCCTATCGCGAGACCAGCGCACTATTGGAAGTGTTTAGTCTCGATCATGGCCGTTTTTCTGTTATTGCTAAAGGCTTGCGAGGCGGTAGCCGTGGTCGACAGGCTTGGCGTTCTGCACTGCAACCCTTTAATTTGCTAGCGCTCTCTTGGTCGGGACGGGGGGAGCTAAAAACACTGACGGATGCTCAGCTGCAAAAGGCTTTTTCGTTACAGGGGCGGGCGCTATTTTGTGGTTTTTATTTAAATGAATTGCTAGAGCGTTTGTTGCATCGCTTTGACCCCCACCAAAACCTATTTCATCATTATCAATACAGTTTGGACCGTTTGCTTAATGGTGAGGATGAAAAGCGTTGTTTACGTCGCTTTGAGTTCTCGCTGTTGGCGGATCTTGGATACGGGTTTTCATTACACCTAGATGGCAATGGCGAAGGTATTATTGCTGATAATAACTACGTTTTTTTGCCAGAACAGGGGTTTATTCCAGCAAGACAGCAGGAGGAAATTGTATTTTCTGGCACGCATTTGTTAGAGCTGGCTAAAGACGATTATTCTGCCGAAGCTGAATTAACGGGGCGCCGATTGAGTCGTTTACTGCTAGGGCAGCTGCTGGGGAGTAAACCGCTGCGCAGTCGGGAGTTATTTGCCGCAACTTTTGCTAGCGATTCAAGCGGCAAAAATCACAGATAGATCATGATTGTCTTTCCAACTGAGTAGTGCGGCAATCTCTGTTAGCACTGCGTCCACCGCGGCGCTTAGATCAACTTCCGATGACTCAAGCATCTTAGCTAAGGTCAAGTTGGTGGCCTTGAGTGCCGGTGCACCGGTATAGCAGCAGGCGCCTTTGAGGTCGTGACTTATGGCTGCAATCTGTTGCCGGTTGTCGTTGTTTTTTGCTTCTGCCAGTGATTGAGCTTGGTCTGGCAGACTTTCTAAAAGCATGCGTAACATTTCCTCAGCTAAGCCATTCTTACCTTTTGCCAAGCGCAGGCATTCTTGAATATCAACGGGCCTGGGAGGTGTTTTTGACACCGCTGGCGGATTACTGGCGGTTCGCTCAAAAAGACGTAATAGTTGCCGGTCATCAATCGGTTTACTGAGAAAGTCATTGATACCCGCTTCTCTTAATTGCTTGGGGTTTTCTGGCGCAAGATAGGCTGACAAGGCAATAATCGGCGTGTGCTTGTTCAAACTACTGTGGCGAATCTCTTTACTGGCTTGAATGCCGTCGAGCTGAGGCATTTGGATATCCATGAGGATCAAATCAAATACTTTTTCTCTACAGCGCTGTAGGGCTTCAATACCATTTTGGGCGGTTTGGCTTTGTACCGACAAATCATCTAGAAAGCTTTTTAGCATTAACAGGTTTGCTGGGTTGTCATCCACCGCCAAAACGCGCATATCCGGAAATTTTAGTTGGGGCGCGGTTATATGTTGTGAGTGTTGAAGGTTAAAAGCATCAAATAATTTAATTTGCGATACGGGTTTCTGTAGAAAAATAGCGTTGATACGGTTGTCATACTTTTGTGGCTGGGGGGATAACACAATTGTGGGGTGTTCGCTGTTTTTCGGGATAGGCAGGGTCGGCAAACTTTCGTCAATAGCGACACTTAAAATGCGATAGTCGCAATTTTGTCTTAGATTTTGAATGTCATCACAAGGATAAACGTTCATTCCCCAGCTTTGTAGCAGTTGTTGTGTGGCTGCAGTTTGCAAGACGCTTTTGTCATACATGGCAACTGTTTTACCGGTAAGAGAAGCAAAGTTTCTCATTCGAATTGCGTTTTTAACAACTGGCAGCCGCAGGGTGACCCAAAACGTAGCGCCCTTACCGGCCTCGCTGATCACGCCAATCTCGCCGCCCATTTGTTCGACCAGGCCTTTGACGATGACGAGTCCAAGACCCGTGCCGCCGTATTGCCGGGTAATCGATGCGTCAGCTTGGGTAAAACCTTGAAAAAGTTGTTGCTGCTGGTCTTTACTAAGACCAATTCCCGTGTCGCTGATTTGCAAATTTAAAGAAATATTCTGACCATCGTTGCCTTTGCAAATGGCATCAATACGAATATAACCTGATGCCGTAAATTTAATGGCATTGTTAAGTAAATTGCTCAGAATTTGCTTTAATCTCAAGCCATCAGAAAGCAACATGTCAGGAATGCTTGGGTCGAAAAATAACGCCAGCTCCAGCTTCTTATCGAAGGCTGTTGGGGCCAGTATCTGCAGGGTGTCTTCGATAATCTCTCTGATATCGACGGGCGCCTCATCGAAAACCAGTTTTCCGGCCTCCATTTTTGAGAAATCAAGAATATCGTTGATGATAGTCAGCAAGCCGTCGGACGATTTGCGGATAGTCTCCACAGCATCGTATTGTTGTTGCTCCAGTTCGGACTTAAGCAAAATTTTGGTAAATCCAATAATGCCATTGAGGGGAGTGCGAATTTCATGACTGGTGTTGGCTAGAAATTCTGACTTAATTCTATTGGCATTCACGGCTTCACGCCGGGCTAGATCCAACTCAATATTTTGAATTTCCAGCGTCTCTAAGGTTTCTCTTAGGTCGCTATTGCTTTGCTCAATATTTCGTTGAAGTTCCTGTAATTCTTGTTGTTGCGCGGTACTCAGCTGGTTGAGGAGGTCTGCAATTTCACTAAATTCATCGTCGCCACTTAGGTGGGCTTGAAAACTTTTGTTACCATTTATCAGTTGTTTGAGGATTGACTTCAGCGCATCAAAATCGCTGCGCAATATTTGAGTGATATAGCTAACCAACGCAACGGATAGCAGCAGTGCAATGACAAAAAAGATGATCCCTGCTAAAAATGTTTGATATTTATTAACCTCGTAGTGGTGCCAGCTAAAGCTCGTGCAAAGCCAGCCTACCGGCTGTGCCGCACTGTTAATGGGTGTAATGATTTTTAGCCCGTCTTCATTAAAAATAATTTGTGGGTCGAGACTGGCTGGAGATGAGTTGAGATCTTTTAGGCCGCTACTAGCAGGCCCTGCCTGAACTATTTGCTGTTTTTCACTATCAAAGATCACGACATTGCGCAGCCCTCGCTCTTCCAGCGCTGCGGTGACGAGTTTCTGAAGCGCCTCTTTATTTAAGGGCTTGAGGAATTGCGCCGATAAAATAGCGAGTTGCTGGCTGGAGTGGTTGGCCCGTTCAACGACAGCCGTTTTGGCATCTTGAAGCTGATTGAATACAAGAAAACTACCCAAAGTCAGACTGATACCCAGGGTAGGCAGCAACCCCATCAGCAGGATTAGTTTTTTGATACCCAGTCGTTTACGCATTCCCAAGTGGAGCCCTTCATATCCGCAGTGGTATTATGATGACCTAAAATTCTTGATGCTTCTATTGCTCTGGCTGCCAAGGGCAGCATCATCACCGTTGTTGGAGGCTTTTGCGGTCGACGCAGCGTCGACGACCGAGGTTTATAGGTGTTATGAAACAGTTTCCCAGTATTGATCAATTTATAGGCAACACCCCGCTGGTACGCTTGCAGCGGTTGCCAGGGCGTACCAGCAACACCATTTTGGTGAAATTGGAAGGTAATAACCCCGCTGGCTCCGTTAAAGACAGACCCGCAATCAGCATGATACAGCGAGCAGAAGACCGGGGCGATATTTCTCCTGGCGATACTTTAATAGAGGCGACCAGTGGCAATACCGGAATTGCATTGGCGATGGCTGCGGCCATAAAGGGCTATCGTATGGTGCTGATCATGCCTAACCATATGAGTACTGAGCGCAAATTGGCGATGGCAGCCTACGGCGCAACGCTGATTGAAGTGACCAAAGAACAAGGCATGGAAGGGGCGCGCGACTTGGCATTAGAAATGCAATCTGCGGGAAAAGGCAAAGTACTGGATCAGTTTTCTAATGGGGATAATCCTCGTGCGCATTATGAGGGCACTGGCCCGGAAATTTGGCGAGAAACAGAAGGCCGTATTACCCATTTTGTCAGCTCAATGGGAACAACGGGCACCATTATGGGCGTGTCTCGATATTTAAAAGAGGTTCAACCTGAGATAGAAATTGTCGGCTTGCAGCCAGACGATAGCTCTAGTATTCCGGGTATTCGCCGGTGGCCAGAGGCGTATTTGCCGAGTATTTACGAGGCGCCAAGGGTGGACAGGATAATCGATATGGATCAAGACACCGCGGAGCGAACAATGCGAGCGCTGGCTGCAGAAGAGGGAATCTTTTGCGGCGTCTCTTCTGGGGGCGCTGTTGCCGGTGCGCTACGTTTAAGTGAGCAGGTAGAAAATGCGCTTATCGTCGCGATAATTTGCGATCGAGGAGACCGGTACTTGTCGACAGGCGTATTTGATGCGGCTTTGAATTAAGGTCTTTTTGCGACCAACCTCCATAGTGCTTAATACTTTATCGATAGTATGTAGTACGTTTTGCTAAATACTGTGGAGAGAACGAGTAGGGAAAGATGGTAAAGGTAAGAGAGGATTTTCCACAGCTAAACGACGGGCGGGTTGATTTGGAGCGCTGGATAGCGCGCCTACCGATCGACGCTACCCACGTTTCTATTGACCAGCTTCAGCAGGCTTTTGAGTTGGCAGAAGCGTGTGCGGCACGGCCATCTCAGCTTACTGGCGAAGAAGATGCCGCTCATATTAGTTTTTTTACAGCGTTAGAAATGGTGGAGATTCTCGCCGATTTACACCTTGATCAAGACAGCTTAATTGCTGCGGCGTTGTTTAGGGCTGTGCGGGAACATCGCCTGACAATTAATGATGTCAGCAGTCAGTTTGGCATGTCTGTTGCCAAGTTAATTGATGGCGTGCTGGGTATGGCGGCTATTTCCAAAGTTAATGAACAGTTGGATGTGCCTGTCTTGGGGCAGTCAGAGGCCCAAAGTGAAACCATCCGCAAAATGCTGGTGGCTTTGGTGGATGATGTCAGGGTTGCACTAATTAAGCTGGCGGAACGGACTGCCGCTATCCGGTCAGTGAAAAATAATACGGATAAACGTCAGCGCGTTGCCCGGGAAGTTTTTGATATTTATGCGCCGCTGGCCCACCGTTTGGGTATTGGTCATATTAAATGGGAGTTAGAAGACCTCTCTTTTCGTTACCTGCAACCTACCGCCTATAAAAAAATAGCCAAGCTGTTGGACGAAAAACGCTTGGATCGCCAGCGTTATATCGACGAAGCCATCGATACCTTGGGTAAGGCGTTGCAAGCGGATGGTATTGATGCGGATATCGCGGGGCGCGTTAAACATATCTATAGTATTTGGCGAAAAATGCAGCGCAAGGGCATTGGCTTTTCTCAGGTTTACGATATTCGAGCGGTCCGGATATTGGTTCCTGATTTAAAGTCTTGTTATTCAGCGCTGGGGCTTGTGCATGGTTTGTGGCGAAATATCCCCAATGAATTTGACGATTATATTGCCAACCCTAAAGAGAATGGTTATCGCTCTTTGCATACCGCCGTTATTGGTCCTCAAGGCAAGGTGCTGGAAATTCAAATTCGCACTCGAGCCATGCACGAAGAGGCGGAATTTGGCGTTTGCTCTCACTGGATGTACAAAGGGACTGATAAAAACGCCAAAACCAATTCTAGTTATGACGAGAAAATTGCCTGGTTGCGGCAAGTTTTAGACTGGCATGAAGAAAGCGGTAGTAATAGCGATGTCGCAGAGCAGTTTAGCCGTGCCCAGGATCGGGTTTATGTCTTTACCCCAGAAGGACATGTAGTCAACCTACAAAGTGGCGCTACGCCGTTAGACTTTGCTTATCATATTCATACTGAGGTGGGTAACCGATGCCGGGGGGCTAAAGTGAATGGTCGCATTGTGCCATTAACCTATACCCTCAATACCGGTGAGCGGGTAGAAGTGCTCACCGGAAAAGACAGTGAACCTCGGCGAGATTGGCTACAGGGTAATTTGGGCTACCTAAAAACCTCTCGAGCTCGCACAAAAGTGCAGCATTGGTTCAGGCAGCAGGCGAAAGAAGACAATATTGCCGCGGGTCGCGCGTTGTTAGAAAAAGAATTTCGCCGTTTGGCTTTAAATAGCATTGATTACAAGTACATTGCCGGGCATTTGCATTGCCCCAGCGTTGACGATATGTACGCGTCGGTGGGCGCCGGTGAAATTAGCACCTTGCAAATCATCAAGGCGGCTAACCAAGTCGCGGGTAAAGATGAAGCTGACCAGAGTGAGATATTACGCCTGCGGCAGCCGAGTCAGGCCCGTAAAGGTGATCAGGTTAGGATTAGTGGAGTGGGTAATTTGATGACCCATTTTGCTCGCTGTTGTAAGCCATTGCCCGGTGATGGTATTGCGGGATATATCACGATAGGGCGTGGCGTCAGTGTTCATCGTCAGGACTGTAATAAATTACTGCAATTACAGAGTGTTGAGCCTCAGCGGATTATTACCGTGGACTGGGCCGGGGATCACATTGATACCTATCCCGTGGATATTCTTATAACAGCTTATGATCGGCAGGGGCTGTTGCGGGATATCACTCTGCAACTTGCTTCAGAGAAGGTTAACGTCATCTCTATGAATACGGTAACCGATGCTGAAAAGCATCTTGCCAATATGAGTATCCGATTAGAAATTTCGGATTTGGCTGCGCTGTCGGGGTTGTTCAACCGTCTCAATAGCCTGCCCAATGTGATATCGGTAGAACGGATTAGAGAAGGATAAGCATGGCGTACTCCTTACAGGACTTGCTCTACTTAATGGGACGTTTAAGGGACCCCATCACCGGTTGCCCTTGGGATCTCAAGCAGCGCTTTGACACCATCGTGCCCCATAGTCTTGAAGAGGTTTACGAGCTGGTCGACGCCATAGAAGCGAATGACTTAAATCAAGTGCGTCAAGAGTTGGGGGATGTACTGTTTCAGGTGGTTTTTTATAGCCGCTTGGGGGAGGAGCAGGGTTTATTTAATTTCGACGATGTTGTCGATGGTATTACGACTAAATTGCTGCGGCGTCACCCTCATGTCTTTCCCGATGGCAGCTTGCAGTCAATACGCGATACTGAGGCACCCAATGATGGTGCTATCAAGCAGCGCTGGGAGGACATAAAACAGGCTGAACGCAGCGAAAAATCCCAAGGCAGCGTCATGGACGATATTCCACAGGCACTGCCAGCATTAACCCGTGCGGCCAAGCTGCAAAAGCGAGCCCGCAATATTGGCTTTGACTGGTCGGATATCGACGAGGTCATTGCGGCATTTCACGACGAAATCAGAGAGCTGG
The DNA window shown above is from Spongiibacter sp. IMCC21906 and carries:
- the mazG gene encoding nucleoside triphosphate pyrophosphohydrolase, producing the protein MAYSLQDLLYLMGRLRDPITGCPWDLKQRFDTIVPHSLEEVYELVDAIEANDLNQVRQELGDVLFQVVFYSRLGEEQGLFNFDDVVDGITTKLLRRHPHVFPDGSLQSIRDTEAPNDGAIKQRWEDIKQAERSEKSQGSVMDDIPQALPALTRAAKLQKRARNIGFDWSDIDEVIAAFHDEIRELEDARVEGDANAIADEMGDVLFSAVNVCRHLGLDPEAVTRAAGKKFERRFRFVEQRCQESAIDNSTGQASAQLELFWDQAKAAGL